A window from Gorilla gorilla gorilla isolate KB3781 chromosome 21, NHGRI_mGorGor1-v2.1_pri, whole genome shotgun sequence encodes these proteins:
- the SSTR4 gene encoding somatostatin receptor type 4, whose protein sequence is MSAPSTLPPGGEEGLGTARPSAANASSAPAEAEEAVAGPGDAGAAGMVAIQCIYALVCLVGLVGNALVIFVILRYAKMKTATNIYLLNLAVADELFMLSVPFVASSAALRHWPFGSVLCRAVLSVDGLNMFTSVFCLTVLSVDRYVAVVHPLRAATYRRPSVAKLINLGVWLASLLVTLPIAIFADTKPSRGGQAVACNLQWPHPAWSAVFVVYTFLLGFLLPVLAIGLCYLLIVGKMRAVALRAGWQQRRRSEKKITRLVLMVVAVFVLCWMPFYVVQLLNLFMTSLDATVNHVSLILSYANSCANPILYGFLSDNFRRSFQRVLCLRCCLLEGAGGAEEEPLDYYATALKSKGGAGCMCHPLPCQQEALQPEPGRKRIPLTRTTTF, encoded by the coding sequence ATGAGCGCACCCTCGACGCTGCCCCCCGGGGGCGAGGAAGGGCTGGGGACGGCCCGGCCCTCGGCAGCCAATGCCAGTAGCGCTCCGGCGGAGGCGGAGGAGGCGGTGGCGGGGCCCGGGGACGCGGGGGCGGCAGGCATGGTCGCCATCCAGTGCATCTACGCGCTGGTGTGCCTGGTGGGGCTGGTGGGCAACGCCCTGGTCATCTTCGTGATCCTTCGCTACGCCAAGATGAAGACGGCTACCAACATCTACCTGCTCAACCTGGCCGTAGCCGACGAGCTCTTCATGCTGAGCGTGCCCTTCGTGGCCTCGTCGGCCGCCCTGCGCCACTGGCCCTTCGGCTCCGTGCTGTGCCGCGCGGTGCTCAGCGTCGACGGCCTCAACATGTTCACCAGCGTCTTCTGTCTGACCGTGCTCAGCGTGGACCGCTACGTGGCCGTGGTGCACCCTCTGCGCGCGGCGACCTACCGGCGGCCCAGCGTGGCCAAGCTCATCAACCTGGGCGTGTGGCTGGCGTCCCTGTTGGTCACTCTCCCCATTGCCATCTTCGCAGACACCAAACCGTCTCGCGGCGGCCAGGCCGTGGCCTGCAACCTGCAGTGGCCACACCCGGCCTGGTCGGCAGTCTTCGTGGTCTACACTTTCCTGCTGGGCTTCCTGCTGCCCGTGCTGGCCATCGGCCTGTGCTACCTGCTCATCGTGGGCAAGATGCGCGCCGTGGCCCTGCGCGCTGGCTGGCAGCAGCGCAGGCGCTCGGAGAAGAAAATCACCAGGCTGGTGCTGATGGTCGTGGCCGTCTTTGTGCTCTGCTGGATGCCTTTCTACGTGGTGCAGCTGCTGAACCTCTTCATGACCAGCCTTGATGCCACCGTCAACCACGTGTCCCTAATCCTCAGCTATGCCAACAGCTGCGCCAACCCCATTCTCTATGGCTTCCTCTCCGACAACTTCCGCCGATCCTTCCAGCGGGTTCTCTGCCTGCGCTGCTGCCTCCTGGAAGGTGCTGGAGGTGCTGAGGAGGAACCCCTGGACTACTATGCCACTGCTCTCAAGAGCAAAGGTGGGGCAGGGTGCATGTGCCACCCGCTCCCCTGCCAGCAGGAAGCCCTGCAACCAGAACCCGGCCGCAAGCGCATCCCCCTCACCAGGACCACCACCTTCTGA
- the THBD gene encoding thrombomodulin, with the protein MSEAASQGLRAAARSVWAGTDRRGCRHRRPLPLCSGTAPSQCPRFPRRLHAARLGNMLGVLVLGALALAGLGFPAPAEPQPGGSQCVEHDCFALYPGPATFLNASQICGGLRGHLMTVRSSVAADVISLLLNGDGGVGRRRLWIGLQLPPGCGDPKRLGPLRGFQWVTGDSNTSYSRWARLDLNGAPHCGPLCVAVSAAEATVPSELIWEEQRCEVKADGFLCEFHFPATCRPLAVEPGAAAAAVSITYGTPFAARGADFQALPVGSSAAVAPLGLQLMCTAPPGEAQGHWAREAPGAWDCSVENGGCEHACNAIPGAPRCQCPAGAALQADGRSCTAPATQSCNDLCEHFCVPNPDQPGSYSCMCETGYRLAADQHRCEDVDDCILEPSPCPQRCVNTQGGFECHCYPNYDLVDGECVEPVDPCFRANCEYQCQPLNQTSYLCVCAEGFAPIPHQPHRCQMFCNQTACPADCDPNTQASCECPEGYILDDGFICTDIDECENGGFCSGVCRNLLGTFECICGPDSALARHIGTDCDSGKVDGGDGGSGEPPPSPTPGSTLTPPAVGLVHSGLLIGISIASLCLVVALLALLCHLRKKQGAARAKMEYKCAAPSKEVVLQHVRTERTPQRL; encoded by the coding sequence ATGTCAGAGGCTGCCTCGCAGGGGCTGCGCGCAGCGGCAAGAAGTGTCTGGGCTGGGACGGACAGGAGAGGCTGTCGCCATCGGCGTCCTCTGCCCCTCTGCTCCGGCACGGCCCCGTCGCAGTGCCCGCGCTTTCCCCGGCGCCTGCACGCGGCGCGCCTGGGTAACATGCTTGGGGTCCTGGTCCTTGGCGCGCTGGCCCTGGCCGGCCTGGGGTTCCCCGCACCCGCAGAGCCGCAGCCGGGTGGCAGCCAGTGCGTCGAGCACGACTGCTTCGCGCTCTACCCGGGCCCCGCGACCTTCCTCAATGCCAGTCAGATCTGCGGCGGACTGCGGGGCCACCTAATGACAGTGCGCTCCTCAGTGGCTGCCGATGTCATTTCCTTGCTACTGAACGGCGACGGCGGCGTTGGCCGCCGGCGCCTCTGGATCGGCCTGCAGCTGCCACCCGGCTGCGGCGACCCCAAGCGCCTCGGGCCCCTGCGCGGCTTCCAGTGGGTTACGGGAGACAGCAACACCAGCTATAGCAGGTGGGCGCGGCTCGACCTCAATGGGGCTCCCCACTGCGGCCCGTTGTGCGTCGCTGTCTCCGCTGCtgaggccactgtgcccagcgagCTGATCTGGGAGGAGCAGCGGTGCGAAGTGAAGGCCGATGGCTTCCTCTGCGAGTTCCACTTCCCAGCCACCTGCAGGCCACTGGCTGTGGAGCCCGGCGCCGCGGCTGCCGCCGTCTCGATCACCTACGGCACCCCGTTCGCGGCCCGCGGAGCGGACTTCCAGGCGCTGCCGGTGGGCAGCTCCGCCGCGGTGGCGCCCCTCGGCTTACAGCTAATGTGCACCGCGCCGCCCGGAGAGGCCCAGGGGCACTGGGCTAGGGAGGCGCCGGGCGCTTGGGACTGCAGCGTGGAGAACGGCGGCTGCGAGCACGCGTGCAATGCGATCCCTGGGGCTCCCCGCTGCCAGTGCCCAGCCGGCGCCGCCCTGCAGGCAGACGGGCGCTCCTGCACCGCACCCGCGACGCAGTCCTGCAACGACCTCTGCGAGCACTTCTGCGTTCCCAACCCCGACCAGCCGGGCTCCTACTCGTGCATGTGCGAGACCGGCTACCGGCTGGCGGCCGACCAACACCGGTGCGAGGACGTGGATGACTGCATACTGGAGCCCAGTCCGTGTCCGCAGCGCTGTGTCAACACACAGGGTGGCTTCGAGTGCCACTGCTACCCTAACTACGACCTGGTGGACGGCGAGTGTGTGGAGCCCGTGGACCCGTGCTTCAGAGCCAACTGCGAGTACCAGTGCCAGCCCCTGAACCAAACTAGCTACCTCTGCGTCTGCGCCGAGGGCTTCGCTCCCATTCCCCACCAGCCGCACAGGTGCCAGATGTTTTGCAACCAGACTGCCTGTCCAGCCGACTGCGACCCCAACACCCAGGCTAGCTGTGAGTGCCCTGAAGGCTACATCCTGGACGACGGTTTCATCTGCACGGACATCGACGAGTGCGAAAACGGCGGCTTCTGCTCCGGGGTGTGCCGCAACCTCCTTGGTACCTTCGAGTGCATCTGCGGGCCCGACTCGGCCCTTGCCCGCCACATTGGCACCGACTGTGACTCCGGCAAGGTGGACGGTGGCGACGGCGGCTCTGGCGAGCCCCCGCCCAGCCCGACGCCCGGCTCCACCTTGACTCCCCCGGCCGTGGGGCTCGTGCATTCGGGCTTGCTCATAGGCATCTCCATCGCGAGCCTGTGCCTGGTGGTGGCGCTTTTGGCGCTCCTCTGCCACCTGCGCAAGAAGCAGGGCGCCGCCAGGGCCAAGATGGAGTACAAGTGCGCGGCCCCTTCCAAGGAGGTAGTGCTGCAGCACGTGCGGACCGAGCGGACGCCGCAGAGACTCTGA